A single region of the Microlunatus panaciterrae genome encodes:
- a CDS encoding DUF3618 domain-containing protein has translation MAPSDPSPKGPARTQQQIEADMAAARERLTASVETLIDRVHPQRIKQRQIANVKQLAHTELENAKAQVVDENGLRTGRLVILGAAVAGFVTFVLIIRKIRSGGKKKD, from the coding sequence GTGGCACCGAGTGATCCATCACCCAAGGGGCCTGCGCGCACCCAGCAGCAGATCGAGGCCGACATGGCTGCCGCCCGGGAACGACTGACCGCCTCGGTCGAGACGCTGATCGACCGAGTCCACCCGCAGCGGATCAAGCAACGGCAGATCGCCAACGTCAAGCAGCTGGCCCACACCGAGCTCGAGAACGCCAAGGCCCAGGTGGTCGACGAGAACGGCCTGCGCACCGGCAGGCTGGTCATCCTCGGAGCAGCGGTGGCGGGCTTCGTCACCTTCGTCTTGATCATCCGCAAGATCAGGTCCGGCGGGAAGAAGAAGGACTGA
- the bcp gene encoding thioredoxin-dependent thiol peroxidase, translated as MTTRLTKGDIAPAFTLPDADGQDVSLADFAGQRVIVYFYPAAMTPGCTTQAVDFTAAMDELRAAGLQVLGISPDPVPKLAKFREKQAIAFPLLSDPDRTTLRGYAAYGEKTLYGKVVEGVIRSTFVVDVDASGVGTVALAQYNVKAAGHVAKLRRDLGV; from the coding sequence ATGACCACTCGACTGACCAAGGGGGACATCGCACCCGCCTTCACCCTGCCCGACGCGGACGGACAGGACGTCTCGCTCGCCGACTTCGCCGGTCAGCGGGTCATCGTCTACTTCTACCCGGCCGCGATGACTCCGGGGTGCACCACCCAGGCCGTGGACTTCACGGCCGCCATGGACGAGCTCAGGGCCGCGGGGCTCCAGGTCCTCGGCATCTCGCCCGACCCGGTGCCGAAGCTGGCGAAGTTCAGGGAGAAGCAGGCCATCGCCTTCCCGTTGCTGTCCGATCCGGACCGGACCACCCTGCGCGGCTATGCGGCCTACGGGGAGAAGACGCTCTACGGGAAGGTGGTCGAGGGTGTGATCCGCTCGACCTTCGTCGTCGACGTCGACGCCTCGGGTGTCGGCACCGTGGCGCTGGCCCAGTACAACGTCAAGGCCGCCGGCCATGTGGCCAAGCTGCGCCGAGACCTCGGGGTCTGA
- a CDS encoding dihydrofolate reductase, producing the protein MSAQHSREVVGIAAVGGNGVIGADGDIPWRIAEDWRRFKALTMGHVLIMGRRTYDSIGRPLPGRSTIVVTRDPQWPRTGELPPNVWAATSLDEAFATATEQFPGATVFVAGGGEIYRAAWPRLDRLELTEVDRSPEGNVTLPAISSAEWAETNRDQRDGYAFVSYRRIGSTRDTDDPGR; encoded by the coding sequence ATGTCGGCACAGCACAGCCGCGAGGTGGTCGGGATCGCGGCGGTGGGTGGCAACGGCGTGATCGGCGCCGACGGGGACATCCCGTGGCGGATCGCGGAGGACTGGCGTCGGTTCAAGGCCCTGACCATGGGCCACGTGCTGATCATGGGACGCCGGACCTACGACTCGATCGGGCGGCCGCTGCCGGGCCGTAGCACCATCGTCGTGACCCGCGACCCGCAGTGGCCGAGGACCGGGGAGCTGCCGCCGAACGTCTGGGCCGCGACCAGCCTGGACGAGGCGTTCGCCACGGCCACCGAGCAGTTCCCGGGCGCGACGGTGTTCGTGGCCGGCGGAGGGGAGATCTACCGCGCCGCCTGGCCGCGGCTGGACCGGCTGGAGCTCACCGAGGTGGACCGGTCCCCCGAGGGCAACGTCACGCTGCCCGCGATCAGCTCAGCCGAGTGGGCTGAGACAAACCGCGACCAGCGAGACGGCTACGCCTTCGTCTCCTATCGGCGGATCGGCTCTACCCGTGACACAGACGACCCGGGCCGGTGA
- a CDS encoding GroES family chaperonin, with amino-acid sequence MLHDRVLVSTEGENGERRSGGGIVIPATVAMGRRLTWAKVVAVGSNVRTVKVSDRVLFDPEDRAEVEVRGKDYLLLRERDLHAVAAERLSDGKTGLYL; translated from the coding sequence ATGCTGCACGATCGCGTGCTGGTGTCCACCGAAGGAGAGAACGGCGAGCGGCGCAGCGGCGGAGGCATCGTCATCCCGGCAACGGTGGCGATGGGCCGGCGGCTCACCTGGGCGAAGGTCGTCGCGGTCGGGTCCAACGTGAGAACGGTGAAGGTGTCCGACCGCGTGCTGTTCGACCCGGAGGACAGGGCCGAGGTCGAGGTGCGCGGCAAGGACTATCTGCTCCTTCGCGAAAGGGATCTCCACGCCGTCGCGGCCGAGCGGCTGTCCGACGGCAAGACCGGACTCTACCTGTAG
- a CDS encoding NAD(P)-dependent oxidoreductase — protein sequence MTDTHPTGPRLRAAFAMGSNELLERLFTPELRDRLASVADVVSGSVLTEFDSAEARAVLAGIDVLITGWGCPKVTPEVLDRAPSLRLIAHSAGTVKGHLHRACWERGVAVTTAAQVNGVPVAEFTLAVILLAGKDAFNASSLARQTRSGVAKTSLAAEIGNVGTTVGIIGASSIGRAVLQLLRPFKHRRLLADPTISAAEAAELGAELVPLDELMARSRIVSLHAPILPSTIGMIGAAQLQAMPDGATFINTARGVLVDHDALRAETGTGRISAFLDVTDPEPLPEGDLLYTLPNVVITPHIAGSLGNELPLMAASAVTEVEHLAAAEPLVHEVTLQVLDTMA from the coding sequence GTGACAGACACCCACCCGACCGGACCCAGGCTCAGGGCGGCCTTCGCCATGGGCTCGAATGAGCTGCTGGAGCGGCTGTTCACTCCCGAGCTGCGGGATCGGCTGGCCTCGGTGGCCGACGTCGTCAGTGGCTCGGTCCTGACCGAGTTCGACTCGGCGGAAGCTCGGGCGGTACTGGCCGGGATCGACGTGCTGATCACCGGCTGGGGATGTCCGAAGGTCACGCCGGAGGTGCTGGACCGCGCCCCGAGCCTGCGCCTGATCGCGCACTCCGCGGGGACGGTGAAGGGTCACCTGCACCGTGCCTGTTGGGAGCGCGGGGTCGCCGTCACGACCGCGGCCCAGGTCAACGGAGTTCCGGTCGCCGAGTTCACGCTTGCCGTCATCCTGCTGGCCGGCAAGGACGCCTTCAACGCGTCATCGCTGGCTCGCCAGACCCGGTCCGGCGTCGCCAAGACCAGCCTCGCTGCCGAGATCGGCAATGTGGGCACCACTGTCGGCATTATCGGTGCGTCATCGATCGGCCGCGCGGTCCTCCAGCTGCTGCGTCCGTTCAAGCATCGACGGCTGTTGGCCGATCCCACCATCTCAGCGGCCGAGGCGGCGGAGCTGGGGGCCGAACTGGTGCCGCTCGACGAGCTGATGGCGCGGTCACGGATCGTCTCTCTGCATGCACCGATCCTGCCGTCCACGATCGGCATGATCGGCGCTGCCCAGCTCCAGGCGATGCCCGATGGCGCCACCTTCATCAACACCGCACGCGGAGTGTTGGTCGATCATGACGCCTTGCGTGCCGAGACCGGCACGGGGCGGATCAGTGCATTCCTCGATGTGACCGACCCCGAGCCACTGCCCGAGGGCGACCTGCTCTACACGTTGCCGAACGTGGTGATCACCCCACACATCGCCGGCTCGCTCGGCAACGAGCTGCCGTTGATGGCCGCCTCTGCCGTAACCGAGGTCGAGCACCTGGCCGCTGCCGAGCCGCTCGTCCACGAGGTCACCCTGCAGGTCCTGGACACGATGGCCTGA